Proteins from one Falco naumanni isolate bFalNau1 chromosome 2, bFalNau1.pat, whole genome shotgun sequence genomic window:
- the NIT2 gene encoding omega-amidase NIT2 isoform X2 — MRAAMGNFRLALIQLHVSAVKSDNLQRACGLVREASAKGAKVVALPECFNSPYGTQYFKDYAEKIPGESTQKLSEVAKECSIYLVGGSIPEEDGGKLYNTCTVFGPDGATLAKHRKVHLFDINVPGKIQFKESETLSPGNSLSTFDTPYCKVGLGICYDIRFAEMAQIYGQQGCQLLTYPGAFNLTTGPAHWELLQRGRAVDNQVYVATVSPARDEKASYVAWGHSTVVNPWGEVIAKAGAEETVIYADIDLKKLAEIREQIPILSQKRCDLYGIEMKK; from the exons ATGCGGGCGGCCATGGGCA ACTTCCGCCTGGCTCTTATTCAGCTTCATGTATCTGCTGTTAAATCAGATAACCTTCAACGAGCCTGTGGACTGGTGAGAGAAGCATCAGCTAAAGGAGCAAAAGTTGTGGCTCTACCT GAATGTTTTAATTCTCCATATGGAACCCAGTACTTTAAGGATTATGCAGAGAAGATCCCTGGGGAGTCAACACAAAAGCTCTCAGAAGTTGCAAAGGAGTGCAGCATATATCTTGTTGGAG GATCCATTCCAGAAGAGGATGGTGGAAAGCTGTATAACACGTGTACTGTCTTTGGGCCTGACGGTGCTACGTTGGCAAAGCATAGGAAG GTTCATTTGTTTGACATTAACGTTCCTGGGAAGATACAGTTCAAAGAGTCTGAAACACTGAGTCCAGGGAATAGTTTGTCCACATTCGATACTC CATACTGTAAAGTGGGCCTGGGCATCTGCTATGATATCAGATTTGCTGAGATGGCTCAAATCTACGGACAGCAAG GTTGCCAGCTGCTGACATATCCCGGAGCTTTTAACCTGACAACAGGACCAGCTCACTGGGAGCTGCTACAGAGGGGACG AGCTGTTGATAATCAAGTCTACGTAGCTACCGTATCTCCTGCTAGAGATGAAAAAGCATCCTATGTTGCCTGGGGACACAGCACTGTAGTAAATCCATG GGGTGAAGTCATAGCCAAAGCTGGGGCTGAGGAAACCGTTATATACGCAGATATAG ATCTGAAGAAACTTGCAGAAATACGTGAGCAAATTCCTATTTTAAGCCAGAAGCGTTGTGATCTCTACGGCATAGAGATGAAAAAGTGA
- the NIT2 gene encoding omega-amidase NIT2 isoform X1: protein MVCRPPGLVPGRWGGRCSSRRGMLGPALSSPAALFPLPQRRGGAAVFSVPCSDLRLCDFRLALIQLHVSAVKSDNLQRACGLVREASAKGAKVVALPECFNSPYGTQYFKDYAEKIPGESTQKLSEVAKECSIYLVGGSIPEEDGGKLYNTCTVFGPDGATLAKHRKVHLFDINVPGKIQFKESETLSPGNSLSTFDTPYCKVGLGICYDIRFAEMAQIYGQQGCQLLTYPGAFNLTTGPAHWELLQRGRAVDNQVYVATVSPARDEKASYVAWGHSTVVNPWGEVIAKAGAEETVIYADIDLKKLAEIREQIPILSQKRCDLYGIEMKK, encoded by the exons ATGGTGTGCCGACCCCCGGGGCTGGTGCCGGGGCGCTGGGGCGggcgctgcagcagcaggagagggatgCTCGGTCCTGCCTTGAGCTCGCCTGCAGCCCTCTTCCCTTTGCCCCAGCGCCGCGGCGGTGCTGCAGTTTTTTCTGTACCCTGTAGTGATCTTCGACTGTGCG ACTTCCGCCTGGCTCTTATTCAGCTTCATGTATCTGCTGTTAAATCAGATAACCTTCAACGAGCCTGTGGACTGGTGAGAGAAGCATCAGCTAAAGGAGCAAAAGTTGTGGCTCTACCT GAATGTTTTAATTCTCCATATGGAACCCAGTACTTTAAGGATTATGCAGAGAAGATCCCTGGGGAGTCAACACAAAAGCTCTCAGAAGTTGCAAAGGAGTGCAGCATATATCTTGTTGGAG GATCCATTCCAGAAGAGGATGGTGGAAAGCTGTATAACACGTGTACTGTCTTTGGGCCTGACGGTGCTACGTTGGCAAAGCATAGGAAG GTTCATTTGTTTGACATTAACGTTCCTGGGAAGATACAGTTCAAAGAGTCTGAAACACTGAGTCCAGGGAATAGTTTGTCCACATTCGATACTC CATACTGTAAAGTGGGCCTGGGCATCTGCTATGATATCAGATTTGCTGAGATGGCTCAAATCTACGGACAGCAAG GTTGCCAGCTGCTGACATATCCCGGAGCTTTTAACCTGACAACAGGACCAGCTCACTGGGAGCTGCTACAGAGGGGACG AGCTGTTGATAATCAAGTCTACGTAGCTACCGTATCTCCTGCTAGAGATGAAAAAGCATCCTATGTTGCCTGGGGACACAGCACTGTAGTAAATCCATG GGGTGAAGTCATAGCCAAAGCTGGGGCTGAGGAAACCGTTATATACGCAGATATAG ATCTGAAGAAACTTGCAGAAATACGTGAGCAAATTCCTATTTTAAGCCAGAAGCGTTGTGATCTCTACGGCATAGAGATGAAAAAGTGA